The following coding sequences lie in one Oncorhynchus gorbuscha isolate QuinsamMale2020 ecotype Even-year linkage group LG10, OgorEven_v1.0, whole genome shotgun sequence genomic window:
- the LOC124045095 gene encoding urotensin-2-like: MMCNLLLSWTFLLVASGSLLAHPITDSAEMPYLGPVSLEDGGAGSPDELSFSEQTYLPQSGPGLRYSSLLSGELSRDGLSAAGLLPRQMKTDVLLEKQSHLSPVSRFFGIRKPFRKRGGNSECFWKYCV, from the exons ATGATGTGTAACCTGCTCCTATCATGGACCTTCCTGCTGGTAGCCTCTGGCTCGCTATTGGCCCATCCCATCACAGACTCTGCAGAGATGCCCTACCTGGGTCCTG TATCTCTGGAGGATGGTGGTGCAGGTAGTCCAGACGAGCTGTCTTTCTCTGAGCAGACATACCTGCCCCAGTCTGGCCCTGGACTCAGATACTCatccttactgtctggagagctGAGCAGAGATG GTCTCAGTGCAGCTGGACTACTACCAAGACAGATGAAGACAGAT GTGTTGCTGGAGAAACAGAGTCACCTAAGTCCCGTCAGTCGCTTCTTTGGCATCAGGAAGCCATTCAGAAAGAGAGGAGGCAACTCAGAGTGTTTCTGGAAGTACTGTGTCTAA